In one window of Halomarina pelagica DNA:
- a CDS encoding helix-turn-helix domain-containing protein, whose protein sequence is MADSMSEYLKRDMECEGLLECIHGLKDLDREVFRILVESGESLTVDEVAERVGRERSTAYRAIQRLLQAGFVQKDQVNYEQGGYYHVYRPTDPDAIADDMQRMLNDWYAKMGQLIGEFRRKYDDAAASPPIEQ, encoded by the coding sequence ATGGCAGATTCGATGAGCGAGTACCTCAAGCGGGACATGGAGTGCGAGGGCTTGCTCGAGTGCATTCACGGGCTGAAGGACCTGGACAGGGAGGTCTTTCGTATCCTCGTCGAGAGCGGCGAGTCGCTGACCGTCGACGAGGTGGCCGAGCGGGTCGGGCGGGAGCGTTCGACCGCCTACCGGGCGATCCAGCGGCTCCTGCAGGCGGGGTTCGTCCAGAAGGACCAGGTGAACTACGAGCAGGGCGGCTACTACCACGTCTACCGGCCGACCGACCCCGACGCGATCGCCGACGACATGCAGCGCATGCTCAACGACTGGTACGCCAAGATGGGCCAGCTCATCGGCGAGTTCCGCCGGAAGTACGACGACGCGGCCGCCTCCCCGCCGATCGAACAGTAG
- a CDS encoding DUF2270 domain-containing protein, whose product MARHDDTDSEFDPTGERERSVGEGLFDETMSPGSAFAHLYRGEIHRMKFWRERLDRTTNWAVTIMAAVLTWAFSSSDRPHYIILVGVAAVTMFLVIEARRYRGYDIWRSRVRLLQENVFANALDPSSGVVDPRWRRELSQDYRRPVAKITWEEAIAHRLRRIYLPLLSLLLLAWLLRVVVLTPDAEWPASAAIGAIPGALVTAAVVLFYAALAVVAFRPRRWRAMGELRRQNVGAWEDED is encoded by the coding sequence ATGGCCCGACACGACGACACCGACTCGGAGTTCGACCCGACCGGGGAGCGAGAGCGGAGCGTGGGCGAGGGGTTGTTCGACGAGACGATGAGTCCCGGATCGGCGTTCGCGCACCTCTACCGCGGCGAGATCCACCGCATGAAGTTCTGGCGCGAGCGCCTCGACCGCACGACCAACTGGGCGGTCACGATCATGGCCGCCGTCCTCACGTGGGCGTTCAGCAGTTCCGACCGACCCCACTACATCATCCTCGTCGGCGTGGCCGCGGTGACGATGTTCCTCGTCATCGAGGCGCGCCGGTACCGCGGGTACGACATCTGGCGATCGCGCGTGCGCCTGCTCCAGGAGAACGTCTTCGCCAACGCGCTCGACCCGAGTTCGGGCGTCGTCGACCCCCGGTGGCGACGGGAGTTGAGCCAGGACTACCGCCGCCCCGTCGCGAAGATCACCTGGGAGGAGGCGATCGCCCACCGCCTCCGGCGGATCTACCTCCCGCTGCTCTCGCTGCTCCTCCTCGCGTGGCTCCTCCGCGTCGTCGTCCTCACGCCCGACGCCGAGTGGCCGGCGAGCGCCGCGATCGGGGCGATCCCGGGGGCGCTCGTGACCGCCGCTGTCGTCCTGTTCTACGCGGCCCTCGCGGTCGTCGCGTTCCGTCCCCGGCGGTGGCGAGCGATGGGCGAACTCCGCCGACAGAACGTCGGCGCGTGGGAGGACGAGGACTAG
- a CDS encoding cobyrinic acid a,c-diamide synthase has protein sequence MDGIVVAGTHSGAGKTVATLALCRALSDAGYDVRPAKAGPDFIDPSHHAAVTGRPSRTLDPWLEGEEGMRRNYYRGADDAGGARSAAGSAGSPPVCVVEGMMGLYDGDVSTARVAAILDLPVVLVVDAKAGMESVAATALGFRAYAAHAGIDVDVVGIVAQRAHGGRHERGIRDALPEGIEYLGRIPPREDLEIPDRHLGLHMGDEAPLGREALSAAAAHLDAERVRDLARAPPRPEPPEPGSQTGARVAVARDDAFRFLYPATVERLRERAVVETFAPTAGDDLPDCDGVYLSGGYPERHAAALAASPALETIGERAPEGLPVFGECGGLMALAESLEVDGETHGMAGVLPAEVRMCDRFQALDHVELTARRDAPTARAGETLRGHEFHYSAADVGSDARFAFDVARGRGIDGERDGLLEYRTLGTYAHVHAESGAFDRFVESIDSL, from the coding sequence ATGGACGGTATCGTCGTCGCCGGGACACACTCCGGCGCGGGGAAGACGGTCGCCACGCTGGCGCTCTGCCGTGCGCTCTCGGACGCCGGATACGACGTCAGGCCCGCGAAGGCCGGCCCGGACTTCATCGACCCGAGCCACCACGCCGCGGTCACCGGTCGCCCCTCGCGGACGCTCGACCCGTGGCTGGAGGGCGAGGAGGGGATGCGTCGCAACTACTACCGCGGCGCGGACGACGCCGGCGGGGCGCGCTCGGCCGCCGGGAGCGCGGGGTCGCCCCCCGTCTGCGTCGTCGAGGGGATGATGGGGCTCTACGACGGGGACGTGAGCACGGCTCGGGTCGCGGCGATCCTCGACCTGCCGGTCGTGCTCGTCGTCGACGCGAAGGCGGGCATGGAGAGCGTCGCCGCGACGGCGCTCGGGTTCCGCGCCTACGCGGCGCACGCCGGGATCGACGTGGACGTGGTCGGGATCGTCGCCCAGCGTGCCCACGGTGGCCGCCACGAGCGGGGCATCCGCGACGCGCTCCCCGAGGGGATCGAGTACCTCGGGCGGATCCCGCCGCGCGAGGACCTCGAGATCCCCGATCGCCACCTCGGCCTCCACATGGGCGACGAAGCGCCGCTCGGCCGGGAGGCGCTGTCGGCCGCCGCGGCGCACCTCGACGCGGAGCGCGTGCGCGACCTGGCGCGCGCCCCGCCCCGGCCCGAGCCACCGGAGCCGGGATCGCAGACCGGCGCGCGCGTCGCCGTCGCCCGCGACGACGCTTTCCGCTTTCTCTACCCGGCGACGGTCGAGCGCCTGCGCGAGCGGGCGGTCGTCGAGACGTTCGCGCCGACGGCAGGCGACGACCTCCCCGACTGCGACGGGGTGTACCTCTCGGGGGGCTACCCCGAGCGCCACGCCGCCGCGCTCGCCGCGAGCCCCGCGCTCGAGACGATCGGGGAGCGCGCGCCGGAGGGCCTCCCGGTCTTCGGGGAGTGCGGGGGGTTGATGGCGCTCGCGGAGTCGCTCGAGGTGGACGGGGAGACCCACGGCATGGCGGGCGTCCTCCCCGCCGAGGTGCGGATGTGCGACCGATTCCAGGCGCTGGATCACGTCGAACTGACCGCGCGGCGGGACGCGCCCACCGCGCGGGCGGGCGAGACGCTACGCGGTCACGAGTTCCACTACTCGGCGGCTGACGTGGGGTCGGACGCCCGCTTCGCCTTCGACGTGGCGCGCGGACGGGGGATCGACGGCGAGCGCGACGGCCTCCTCGAGTACCGGACGCTCGGGACCTACGCGCACGTCCACGCCGAGAGCGGCGCGTTCGACCGCTTCGTCGAGTCCATCGACTCGCTCTAG
- a CDS encoding DUF7839 domain-containing protein: MTDGDRDVSVLRNKRDASRYQILVAIAARQPAVSQQEIADAVGVTAQAVSEYVRDLVDAEYVEKHGRGRYEVTKEGVDWLISRTEDLRDYTEFVTEEVIGQVESETAIAEAAVAAGDRVALSMRDGTLHAAPEGTDGARAVAITDAEAGEDVGVAEFEGLLDYRPGRVTVVVLPGVREGGSRAVGADRLAALAADHDLVAVAGTEALAAVRRAEREPDVRFGTALAVQEAAVRGLSVLLVLTARERSAHTDRLREHNVSYELVDARE, translated from the coding sequence ATGACAGACGGCGACCGCGACGTCTCGGTCCTGCGGAACAAGCGGGACGCCTCGCGCTACCAGATCCTCGTCGCCATCGCCGCCCGCCAGCCGGCGGTGAGCCAGCAGGAGATCGCCGACGCCGTCGGCGTCACGGCGCAGGCGGTGAGCGAGTACGTCCGCGACCTCGTCGACGCGGAGTACGTCGAGAAGCACGGCCGCGGGCGCTACGAGGTGACGAAGGAGGGCGTCGACTGGCTCATCTCCCGGACCGAGGACCTCCGCGATTACACCGAGTTCGTCACCGAGGAGGTGATCGGCCAGGTCGAATCCGAGACGGCGATCGCCGAGGCCGCCGTCGCGGCCGGCGACCGCGTCGCCCTCTCGATGCGCGACGGGACGCTCCACGCCGCCCCCGAGGGGACGGACGGCGCGCGGGCCGTCGCCATCACCGACGCCGAGGCGGGCGAGGACGTCGGCGTCGCGGAGTTCGAGGGGTTGCTCGACTACCGACCCGGCCGGGTGACCGTCGTCGTCCTCCCCGGCGTCCGCGAGGGGGGCAGTCGCGCGGTCGGCGCGGACCGCCTCGCCGCCCTCGCCGCCGACCACGACCTCGTCGCCGTCGCGGGGACGGAGGCGCTCGCGGCCGTCCGGCGGGCGGAGCGCGAACCCGACGTGCGCTTCGGAACCGCCCTCGCGGTCCAGGAGGCCGCCGTGCGGGGGCTGTCAGTCCTGCTGGTGCTCACGGCGCGCGAGCGCTCCGCGCACACCGACCGCCTGCGCGAGCACAACGTGAGCTACGAACTGGTGGACGCGAGGGAGTGA
- a CDS encoding DUF7342 family protein encodes MSDFDPVPSRDAVDEVRRRWRDRTDTFGRVYDAVLGISEPTPYPRIAERAECSPNAAKKHLDRLADMGIVRADRGSRPARYERNDAYLEWQEASRIAADLSIDEIVERVERFEERRRRFEERFGATDPTTVSVFDSDDHEAIHERMAAIGEWRAIDRDVRLYELARRLAQNDGHLLPA; translated from the coding sequence ATGAGCGACTTCGATCCCGTGCCCTCGCGGGACGCCGTCGACGAGGTTCGTCGTCGCTGGCGCGATCGGACCGACACGTTCGGCCGGGTGTACGACGCCGTCCTCGGAATCTCGGAACCGACGCCGTATCCCCGCATCGCCGAGCGTGCCGAGTGCTCGCCGAACGCGGCGAAGAAACACCTCGACCGCCTCGCGGACATGGGGATCGTCCGGGCCGACCGTGGGAGTCGCCCGGCGCGCTACGAGCGCAACGACGCCTACTTAGAGTGGCAGGAGGCCAGTCGCATCGCCGCCGATCTCTCGATCGACGAGATCGTAGAGCGCGTCGAGCGGTTCGAGGAGCGCCGCCGTCGGTTCGAGGAGCGATTTGGGGCTACCGATCCGACGACCGTCTCGGTGTTCGACTCGGACGACCACGAGGCGATCCACGAGCGGATGGCGGCGATCGGCGAGTGGCGGGCCATCGACCGCGACGTTCGCCTGTACGAACTCGCGCGTCGGCTCGCCCAGAACGACGGCCACCTCCTCCCCGCATAG
- a CDS encoding alpha/beta hydrolase, with the protein MEPVAHTVEARDGLALNLWERTAADAEEAVLYVHGSITCSRALFDPPVPGDDSRSWLAATADSGRTAFALDVRGYGDSERPPELDEPPEENDPPVRADLAAKDVADAYAFVREEYDAVHLVGVSWGTNTCGRFVERDAPDVRSLTQVAPVYEVPYDVEEGLAALGVDPDFGAYYYQEYETVKERQGEADDLFEAIWRTQVESNQGVDEDRYLAQTGALADYYDCGRGEPPYDAANVEVPTLVIRGSADAISVREDATTLYDELGCPDDAAEYHELAGADHYVMHGHRRRALYDVVGEFQDRVGRI; encoded by the coding sequence ATGGAACCGGTCGCACACACCGTCGAGGCCCGCGACGGCCTCGCGCTGAACCTCTGGGAGCGGACCGCCGCGGACGCCGAGGAGGCCGTCCTCTACGTCCACGGGAGCATCACCTGCTCGCGGGCGCTGTTCGACCCGCCCGTGCCCGGCGACGACTCCCGCTCGTGGCTGGCCGCGACGGCCGATTCGGGTCGGACGGCGTTCGCCCTCGACGTGCGGGGGTACGGCGACTCCGAGCGCCCGCCCGAACTGGACGAGCCGCCGGAGGAGAACGACCCGCCCGTGCGCGCCGACCTCGCGGCGAAGGACGTCGCCGACGCCTACGCGTTCGTCCGCGAGGAGTACGACGCGGTCCACCTCGTCGGCGTCTCCTGGGGAACGAACACCTGCGGGCGGTTCGTCGAGCGCGACGCGCCCGACGTGCGCTCGCTGACGCAGGTCGCGCCGGTCTACGAGGTACCCTACGACGTGGAGGAGGGCCTCGCCGCGCTCGGCGTCGACCCCGACTTCGGCGCGTACTACTACCAGGAGTACGAGACGGTGAAGGAGCGCCAGGGGGAGGCCGACGACCTGTTCGAGGCGATCTGGCGGACGCAGGTGGAGTCGAACCAGGGCGTCGACGAGGACCGCTACCTCGCCCAGACCGGCGCGCTCGCGGACTACTACGACTGCGGGCGGGGCGAGCCGCCGTACGACGCGGCGAACGTCGAGGTGCCGACGCTCGTGATCCGGGGGAGCGCGGACGCCATCTCGGTGCGCGAGGACGCGACGACGCTCTACGACGAACTGGGGTGTCCGGACGACGCGGCCGAGTACCACGAACTCGCGGGCGCGGACCACTACGTCATGCACGGCCATCGTCGACGGGCGCTGTACGACGTCGTGGGGGAGTTTCAGGATCGGGTCGGACGGATCTGA
- a CDS encoding adenosylcobinamide amidohydrolase — MYSTDATEGVCRLRADRRVRWLSSGWCGGFREACAAYNVGVPEGWPEVDLDAYADSRRERAGFDAPGPTLFTGVDTRHARGARLNGVVCLATAGVSNPASLPMEPREAAEATARADSPDPPPASSNAPPNAPPDASSDDEPPGTVNVLLGAETPLTEGALASLLGVVVEAKTAALLAETGFPGTTTDAAVVGCPPGDDPDSFAGSATAVGGAARACVREAVRASLASRYAEDGWELPETVAAAEYGVVTDERAAVFELG; from the coding sequence GTGTACTCGACTGACGCGACCGAGGGGGTGTGTCGCCTGCGGGCGGACCGACGGGTCCGGTGGCTCTCCTCGGGGTGGTGCGGGGGCTTTCGCGAGGCGTGCGCGGCGTACAACGTCGGCGTCCCCGAGGGCTGGCCCGAGGTGGACCTCGACGCGTACGCGGACTCGCGCCGCGAGCGGGCGGGGTTCGACGCCCCCGGGCCGACGCTCTTCACCGGCGTCGATACCCGCCACGCGCGCGGGGCGCGACTCAACGGGGTCGTCTGCCTCGCCACGGCGGGCGTCTCGAACCCCGCGTCGCTCCCGATGGAGCCGCGGGAGGCGGCGGAGGCGACCGCCCGGGCGGACTCGCCCGACCCGCCTCCCGCTTCGTCGAACGCCCCACCGAACGCTCCGCCGGACGCCTCGTCGGACGACGAACCGCCGGGGACGGTGAACGTCCTCCTCGGCGCAGAGACGCCCCTGACCGAGGGGGCGCTCGCGTCGCTGCTGGGGGTGGTCGTCGAGGCGAAGACGGCCGCGCTGCTCGCCGAGACGGGCTTTCCGGGGACGACGACGGACGCCGCGGTCGTCGGCTGTCCGCCGGGCGACGATCCCGACTCGTTCGCCGGCAGCGCCACCGCGGTCGGCGGCGCGGCGCGGGCGTGCGTCAGGGAGGCCGTCAGGGCGAGCCTCGCCTCGCGCTACGCCGAGGACGGCTGGGAACTCCCGGAGACGGTCGCGGCGGCGGAGTACGGCGTCGTGACCGACGAGCGGGCCGCGGTCTTCGAACTCGGCTGA
- a CDS encoding threonine-phosphate decarboxylase, producing MDPESVDSVSRVPHGSDDSVDLDLSANCNPFVPEGARAAYDRAFDASRTYPRDDYPAFRRAAADHVGCDPEHVVPTPGGLAAIRLAVGVTVAPGDSVLVPYPSFGEYAREVRLQGGVPEFVPHADLLDTNPDGRALAVLCAPNNPTGDLPDPDRLDAFLDRCRAAGTPLLADEAFLDFTDRPSLAGASGVIVARSLTKVFGLPGLRAGFAVADGRLGERLRTAVPAWALGTPAARVGARCMREEAFVRETCRRVARERERLREGLARHFEVYPSDAPFLLCDVGADPAPLLAALRERGIALRDATTFRGLDSHVRVAVRTAEATDRLLDALAEVDGVLD from the coding sequence ATGGACCCTGAGAGCGTCGATTCCGTCTCGCGCGTGCCTCACGGGAGCGACGACTCGGTCGACCTCGACCTGAGCGCCAACTGCAACCCGTTCGTCCCCGAGGGCGCGCGCGCGGCGTACGACCGGGCGTTCGACGCCTCCCGGACCTACCCCCGCGACGACTACCCCGCGTTCCGGCGGGCGGCCGCCGACCACGTGGGGTGCGATCCGGAGCACGTCGTGCCGACGCCGGGCGGCCTCGCGGCGATCCGCCTCGCGGTCGGCGTGACGGTCGCGCCGGGCGACTCCGTGCTCGTCCCGTACCCCTCCTTCGGCGAGTACGCCCGCGAGGTGCGCCTGCAGGGCGGCGTCCCCGAGTTCGTCCCGCACGCGGACCTCCTCGACACCAACCCCGACGGGCGCGCGCTCGCCGTCCTCTGCGCGCCGAACAACCCGACCGGCGACCTCCCCGATCCCGACCGCCTCGACGCCTTCCTCGACCGCTGTCGCGCGGCGGGGACGCCGCTCCTCGCGGACGAGGCGTTCCTCGACTTCACCGACCGCCCGTCGCTCGCGGGCGCGTCGGGGGTGATCGTCGCCCGGTCGCTGACGAAGGTGTTCGGCCTGCCCGGCCTCCGCGCGGGATTCGCCGTCGCCGACGGCCGCCTCGGGGAGCGCCTGCGGACGGCCGTCCCGGCGTGGGCGCTCGGGACGCCCGCCGCGCGCGTCGGCGCGCGCTGCATGCGCGAGGAGGCCTTCGTCCGCGAGACGTGCCGCCGGGTCGCCCGCGAGCGCGAGCGCCTCCGCGAGGGGCTCGCACGGCACTTCGAGGTGTACCCCTCCGACGCGCCCTTCCTGCTGTGCGACGTGGGGGCCGACCCCGCGCCGCTGCTCGCCGCCCTCCGCGAGCGCGGGATCGCCCTCCGGGACGCGACCACGTTCCGGGGGCTCGACTCGCACGTCCGCGTGGCGGTGCGGACGGCGGAGGCGACCGACCGCCTGCTCGACGCGCTCGCGGAGGTGGACGGTGTACTCGACTGA
- a CDS encoding nicotinate-nucleotide--dimethylbenzimidazole phosphoribosyltransferase: MRLVLVAGATEVAAVEGISAAGAHPALMRHTPSADAEILTYGAPVTAPDGTTHPTPVSPEGCPTPAVMTRAAREVLGFDATVVDAGLAAPTGAPVVSLGAEPGRDVRAPVAVPDADGVFDRARRLGRSLPGPLVLAETIPGGTTTALGTLTALGRDAGVSSSLPENPLELKREVVASGLDASGLEPGDAADDPLLAVRAVGDPVLAGVAGLAVGALDSGTEVVLGGGTQMLAAAAVARGFTDGPLELATTSFVADSTPDLRGACAALDLDPTITDPGFTDEHVATRHYLAGVGKEGVGMGGALALAAERGALPAVRDRIRIVYDRLLAGGDAESPAPAGRDAGTDDGP, translated from the coding sequence ATGCGACTAGTCCTGGTCGCCGGGGCGACCGAGGTTGCCGCCGTCGAGGGGATCAGCGCCGCCGGGGCGCACCCCGCGCTCATGCGCCACACGCCGAGCGCCGACGCCGAGATCCTGACCTACGGCGCGCCCGTCACCGCCCCGGACGGGACGACCCACCCGACGCCGGTCAGCCCGGAGGGCTGTCCGACGCCCGCGGTGATGACCCGCGCCGCCCGCGAGGTGCTCGGCTTCGACGCGACCGTCGTGGACGCGGGCCTCGCCGCGCCGACGGGCGCGCCGGTCGTCTCCCTCGGCGCGGAACCGGGCCGCGACGTGCGCGCCCCGGTGGCCGTCCCCGACGCCGACGGGGTCTTCGACCGCGCGCGCCGCCTCGGCCGCTCCCTGCCGGGGCCGCTCGTCCTCGCGGAGACGATCCCCGGGGGGACGACCACCGCTCTCGGGACGCTCACCGCGCTCGGCCGCGACGCGGGCGTCTCCTCCTCGCTCCCCGAGAACCCCCTCGAACTGAAGCGGGAGGTGGTCGCCTCGGGGCTCGACGCCTCCGGACTGGAACCCGGGGACGCGGCGGACGACCCGCTGCTCGCCGTCCGCGCGGTGGGCGATCCCGTCCTCGCCGGCGTGGCCGGCCTCGCCGTGGGGGCGCTCGATTCGGGGACCGAGGTCGTCCTCGGCGGCGGGACGCAGATGCTCGCGGCGGCCGCCGTCGCTAGAGGGTTCACCGACGGGCCGCTCGAACTCGCCACCACCTCCTTCGTCGCGGACTCGACGCCCGACCTCCGCGGGGCCTGCGCCGCGCTCGACCTCGACCCGACGATCACCGATCCCGGGTTCACCGACGAGCACGTCGCGACCCGCCACTACCTGGCGGGCGTCGGCAAGGAGGGCGTCGGGATGGGCGGGGCGCTGGCGCTCGCGGCCGAGCGCGGCGCGCTCCCCGCGGTCCGCGACCGGATCCGGATCGTCTACGACCGCCTGCTCGCGGGTGGGGACGCCGAATCACCTGCTCCCGCCGGGAGGGACGCGGGGACCGACGATGGACCCTGA
- a CDS encoding NTP transferase domain-containing protein, with the protein MCGGRGTRLDRGEKPLVEVCGEPMVARVAAACAASRVEATYAVTSPHAPQTVRVARERLDLPSIGTPGEGYVADLDRALADPRVEPPVLTVVADLPLLDGPTLDAVLDAAAERGSLAVCVPASLKRALGASVDTAFEHEGRELAPTGCNVVADDPDSIMITENDRLAVNVNRPRDVRIAEERCD; encoded by the coding sequence ATGTGCGGCGGGCGCGGCACGCGCCTCGACCGCGGCGAGAAACCCCTCGTCGAGGTCTGCGGCGAACCGATGGTCGCGCGCGTCGCCGCCGCCTGCGCCGCATCGCGCGTCGAGGCGACCTACGCCGTCACCTCCCCGCACGCCCCCCAGACCGTCCGCGTCGCCCGCGAGCGCCTCGACCTCCCGTCGATCGGGACGCCCGGCGAGGGCTACGTGGCCGACCTCGACCGCGCGCTCGCGGACCCGCGGGTCGAGCCGCCCGTCCTCACCGTCGTCGCGGACCTCCCGCTGCTCGACGGGCCGACGCTCGACGCCGTGCTCGACGCGGCCGCCGAGCGCGGGTCGCTCGCCGTCTGCGTCCCCGCCTCGCTGAAGCGCGCCCTCGGCGCGAGCGTCGATACCGCGTTCGAGCACGAGGGGCGCGAACTCGCCCCGACCGGCTGCAACGTCGTCGCCGACGACCCCGATTCCATCATGATCACCGAAAACGATCGACTCGCCGTCAACGTGAACCGCCCGAGAGACGTCCGGATCGCGGAGGAACGATGCGACTAG
- the cobS gene encoding adenosylcobinamide-GDP ribazoletransferase, which produces MVLTALSGALGFLSRLPVGRTEAAWEAFRRAPVAFVLAAYPIGALAALPVALAAALSLPGPTVAFVLLAALALVTGVNHADGVADLGDAAAVHGYPAERRAVLKDTTVGVGAVLALGTVLVGLALAGIALAALPPLALAGVVIAAEVGAKLSMAAVACLGEATHDGLGAGFTRRADAAQFVGPAVAAVPALALTGLSLAAVGAVLAGLAGGLAVLWWARGALGGANGDVFGAANEVGRVCALHAGVVLWTLS; this is translated from the coding sequence GTGGTCCTGACCGCCCTCTCGGGCGCGCTCGGCTTCCTCTCGCGGCTCCCCGTCGGCCGCACCGAGGCGGCGTGGGAGGCCTTCCGGCGCGCGCCCGTCGCCTTCGTCCTCGCGGCGTACCCCATCGGCGCGCTCGCGGCGCTTCCCGTTGCGCTCGCCGCCGCGCTCTCGCTCCCCGGGCCGACGGTCGCGTTCGTCCTGCTCGCCGCGCTCGCGCTCGTGACGGGGGTGAACCACGCCGACGGCGTCGCCGACCTCGGGGACGCGGCGGCGGTCCACGGCTACCCGGCGGAGCGTCGCGCGGTCCTGAAGGACACGACCGTCGGCGTCGGGGCGGTCCTCGCGCTCGGGACGGTCCTCGTCGGCCTCGCGCTGGCGGGCATCGCGCTCGCCGCGCTCCCGCCACTCGCGCTCGCGGGCGTCGTGATCGCCGCGGAGGTGGGCGCGAAGCTCTCGATGGCGGCCGTCGCCTGCCTCGGCGAGGCGACCCACGACGGTCTCGGGGCGGGGTTCACCCGCCGCGCCGACGCCGCCCAGTTCGTCGGGCCTGCCGTCGCCGCCGTCCCCGCGCTCGCGCTGACCGGCCTCTCCCTCGCCGCGGTGGGGGCCGTCCTCGCCGGCCTCGCGGGCGGGCTCGCCGTCCTCTGGTGGGCGCGGGGGGCGCTCGGCGGCGCGAACGGTGACGTCTTCGGCGCGGCGAACGAGGTCGGGCGCGTCTGCGCGCTCCACGCGGGGGTGGTCCTGTGGACGCTCTCCTGA
- the cbiB gene encoding adenosylcobinamide-phosphate synthase CbiB, which produces MSLAAAGAVLLAGALDALLAEPPARLHPVARFGRLVAPFDREWARPRFVGTCVAVALPLLAAGAAWAAVRAASTLDPLAGALLAALVLFSTTSRRMLVDVAREVVAASAADLPRARRELRALAGRDSTTLSAGQVRSAAVESAAENLADGLVAPLLAFVAGSLVGGPALGAGAAAWVKAVNTLDSMLGYRSKPVGTASARLDDAVMWLPARASALLLALSARSPAALAAARPWLPGVPSPNSGWPMGTLAAATGARLEKPDVYALNPDAPLPSRAAAERGIRVADRAGVLAFALSALALALPALPGVIGWS; this is translated from the coding sequence ATGTCGCTCGCGGCCGCCGGCGCGGTCCTGCTCGCCGGGGCGCTCGACGCGCTCCTCGCGGAGCCGCCGGCGCGCCTCCACCCCGTCGCCCGGTTCGGCCGCCTCGTCGCCCCCTTCGACCGCGAGTGGGCCCGTCCGCGGTTCGTCGGCACGTGCGTCGCCGTCGCGCTCCCGCTGCTCGCCGCGGGCGCGGCGTGGGCCGCGGTGCGTGCCGCGTCCACGCTCGACCCGCTCGCGGGGGCGCTCCTCGCGGCCCTCGTCCTCTTCTCGACCACGAGCAGGCGGATGCTCGTCGACGTCGCCCGCGAAGTGGTCGCCGCGTCCGCCGCCGACCTGCCGCGCGCGCGCCGCGAACTGCGCGCGCTCGCGGGCCGCGATTCGACCACCCTCTCCGCCGGGCAGGTCCGGAGCGCCGCCGTCGAGAGCGCCGCCGAGAACCTCGCCGACGGGCTCGTCGCGCCGCTGCTCGCGTTCGTCGCGGGGTCGCTCGTCGGCGGTCCGGCCCTCGGCGCGGGGGCCGCCGCGTGGGTGAAGGCGGTGAACACCCTCGACTCGATGCTCGGCTACCGCTCGAAGCCGGTCGGCACCGCGAGCGCCCGCCTGGATGACGCGGTCATGTGGCTCCCCGCCCGCGCGAGCGCGCTCCTGCTCGCGCTGTCGGCGCGCTCGCCCGCGGCGCTTGCGGCCGCGCGGCCGTGGCTCCCGGGCGTCCCCTCGCCCAACTCCGGGTGGCCGATGGGGACGCTCGCGGCGGCGACCGGCGCGCGCCTCGAGAAGCCGGACGTCTACGCCCTCAACCCCGACGCCCCGCTCCCCTCGCGGGCCGCCGCCGAGCGGGGGATCCGCGTCGCGGACCGGGCGGGGGTGCTCGCGTTCGCGCTGTCGGCGCTCGCGCTCGCCCTCCCCGCCCTCCCGGGGGTGATCGGGTGGTCCTGA